Proteins encoded within one genomic window of Phototrophicus methaneseepsis:
- a CDS encoding GNAT family N-acetyltransferase, producing MDYSQSHFLVSTDQNRLDIPYMHQCLSEKTYWATGRLYETVERSVRNSMCFGMYDTEKDRQIGFARIITDYITFAWLADVFIDPDYRGQGLGKWLVECVTNDPELNPIRRFLLATKDAEELYTKYGFTPLPEGYRYMQRMQDVK from the coding sequence ATGGACTACAGTCAATCTCATTTTCTTGTGAGTACGGATCAAAATCGCCTGGATATTCCTTATATGCATCAATGCCTCAGCGAAAAAACGTACTGGGCCACCGGGCGACTTTACGAAACCGTGGAGCGCTCTGTACGCAATTCGATGTGCTTCGGCATGTATGACACAGAGAAAGATCGGCAAATCGGCTTTGCTCGTATCATCACGGATTATATCACCTTCGCATGGTTGGCGGATGTCTTCATTGATCCAGATTATCGCGGGCAGGGATTAGGCAAGTGGCTGGTGGAATGCGTCACCAATGATCCTGAGCTCAATCCCATACGGCGCTTTTTGCTGGCAACCAAAGATGCGGAAGAACTTTATACAAAATATGGCTTCACGCCACTCCCGGAAGGCTACCGCTACATGCAGCGCATGCAGGATGTGAAATAG
- a CDS encoding FHA domain-containing protein — protein sequence MREFTMAMVMEPMTEVLARLKWRDPQSGAMCDFVLREGATATIGRSSNNDIQIAEQHVSRQHAVISYRDGVFFVTDLSSSNGTFVNGERVKEPFPLFAGDRIRLYVPELEFSAANEADLQAAEETGRVIVPAIHSENASLIITTGPQEGQTVPLIGSDVYVGRATSDATWQIRLHDRSVSRPHARLLRQDGRWYITDLGSSNGTSINHASIQPNDEHILNDGDTIILGGTTLLFRSDWNHPETLGHTPTEFRTKDA from the coding sequence ATGAGAGAATTTACAATGGCAATGGTTATGGAACCCATGACGGAAGTGCTGGCGAGACTCAAATGGCGGGACCCGCAAAGTGGCGCAATGTGCGACTTTGTACTGCGCGAAGGCGCTACCGCAACAATTGGTCGCTCCTCAAATAATGACATTCAGATTGCTGAACAACATGTTTCGCGTCAACATGCCGTGATCTCTTACCGTGACGGTGTTTTCTTCGTGACGGATCTCAGCAGCAGTAATGGCACCTTCGTTAATGGTGAGCGCGTGAAAGAGCCGTTTCCTCTGTTCGCTGGTGATCGCATTCGGCTGTATGTGCCGGAGCTGGAATTTTCCGCAGCGAATGAGGCGGATTTACAAGCAGCGGAAGAAACCGGGCGCGTGATTGTGCCAGCTATCCATAGTGAAAATGCCAGCTTGATTATCACAACCGGGCCGCAAGAAGGGCAGACGGTGCCGCTCATTGGCAGTGATGTCTATGTTGGGCGTGCGACCAGCGATGCCACGTGGCAAATACGCCTGCATGATCGCTCTGTATCGCGCCCACATGCGCGCTTGCTGCGCCAGGATGGGCGCTGGTATATCACGGACCTCGGCAGCAGCAATGGCACCTCAATTAACCATGCCTCTATTCAGCCGAATGATGAACATATCCTCAACGATGGCGATACCATCATCCTGGGGGGGACGACGCTCTTATTTCGCTCTGATTGGAATCATCCAGAAACGTTGGGGCACACGCCGACAGAGTTCCGTACCAAAGACGCCTAG
- a CDS encoding aspartate/glutamate racemase family protein → MKTIGLIGGLSWESSLEYYRIINEAVKERLGGLHSAQCLLYSFDFAEIEALQSAGDWDKATFRMIQVARQLERGGAESIVICSNTMHRMADDVQNSVDIPLLHIADATARAVVNAGIETIALLGTRFTMEQDFYKGRLTDQFDLNVRIPEEPGRSTVHNIIYNELVLGTITEESRQAYQDIIRELVAQGAQGVILGCTEIGLLIKPEHSAVPVFDTTELHALAAVDWALQS, encoded by the coding sequence ATGAAGACAATCGGGCTGATTGGTGGCCTCAGTTGGGAATCCTCCCTTGAGTATTACCGCATCATCAATGAGGCGGTTAAAGAGCGATTGGGTGGCTTGCATTCCGCCCAATGCCTGTTGTACTCATTCGATTTTGCTGAGATTGAAGCGCTGCAAAGTGCCGGGGATTGGGACAAAGCCACTTTCCGCATGATCCAGGTTGCGCGCCAATTGGAACGCGGCGGCGCTGAAAGCATCGTGATTTGTAGCAATACCATGCACCGCATGGCGGACGATGTGCAGAACTCGGTTGATATTCCTCTGCTGCATATTGCCGATGCGACAGCCAGGGCCGTCGTGAATGCGGGTATCGAGACGATTGCTCTGTTGGGGACGCGCTTCACGATGGAGCAAGATTTTTATAAGGGCCGGTTAACCGATCAATTCGACCTGAATGTGCGCATCCCGGAAGAGCCGGGGCGCTCAACGGTACATAACATCATCTACAATGAACTGGTCCTGGGCACGATCACAGAAGAATCGCGCCAGGCTTACCAGGACATCATCCGCGAACTCGTCGCGCAGGGCGCGCAGGGCGTGATCCTGGGGTGTACGGAAATTGGCCTGCTGATTAAGCCGGAGCACAGCGCTGTCCCCGTCTTTGATACCACTGAATTACACGCCCTGGCCGCGGTTGATTGGGCTTTACAAAGTTAG
- a CDS encoding protein phosphatase 2C domain-containing protein — protein MTQPNPNTPEKPDQSEEALSPSETPTKPPQSATNADTSTADQPAAKQDPPTTSAEPETKKPLPTPEATTDSATESAEPGEEDDLRQTRPLLHNGATTNRLPTESVIALENSGLIYGHATDVGQHRKNNEDSLLAYGFSISSMDEFPDFGVFIIADGMGGHKDGDRASATAVRSIATGITRKLYFNILRGTPMTQLPPVNELLVEEVENANAEIRSLTSDGGTTCTAALVIGRRVFIAHTGDSRAYIVKMDGIERITRDHSLAERLRETGVMTEQEAAMHPQGNQLYSALGMSDDPRIDSWTRTLGKGTRLLLCSDGLWNMVPDGQIYSIMMQHPVPQDACNRLVAAANENGGLDNISAIILYMP, from the coding sequence ATGACACAGCCCAACCCGAACACCCCTGAAAAGCCGGATCAGAGCGAAGAAGCACTGAGCCCTAGTGAGACGCCGACCAAACCACCCCAGTCAGCCACGAACGCAGACACATCGACAGCGGATCAGCCTGCTGCGAAACAAGACCCCCCTACAACCTCTGCGGAACCAGAAACCAAAAAACCGCTGCCAACGCCGGAAGCCACAACAGACAGCGCGACGGAATCAGCCGAACCGGGCGAAGAAGATGATCTGCGCCAAACGCGGCCCCTGCTGCACAATGGCGCAACGACGAATCGCCTGCCGACGGAAAGCGTCATCGCGCTAGAAAACAGCGGCTTAATCTACGGACATGCAACAGATGTCGGCCAGCACCGCAAAAATAACGAAGATTCTCTCCTGGCCTATGGTTTTTCGATCAGCAGCATGGATGAGTTCCCGGATTTTGGCGTCTTCATCATTGCCGATGGCATGGGTGGGCACAAAGACGGGGATCGCGCTTCGGCAACGGCAGTACGCAGCATCGCGACGGGCATCACACGGAAGCTGTACTTCAACATTTTGCGCGGCACCCCCATGACTCAACTCCCGCCCGTCAATGAACTGCTGGTAGAAGAAGTCGAAAATGCCAATGCGGAAATCCGCAGCCTCACATCGGATGGTGGCACGACCTGCACAGCGGCGTTGGTCATTGGGCGGCGTGTATTCATCGCCCACACAGGCGACAGCCGCGCTTATATCGTCAAAATGGATGGCATCGAACGAATCACGCGCGATCACTCCCTGGCAGAGCGCCTCAGAGAAACCGGCGTCATGACTGAGCAAGAAGCTGCCATGCATCCCCAGGGGAACCAGCTATACAGCGCCCTGGGTATGTCCGATGATCCGCGTATTGATAGCTGGACGCGTACGCTCGGCAAAGGGACCCGCCTGCTGCTATGTAGTGATGGGCTGTGGAATATGGTGCCAGATGGGCAGATTTACAGCATCATGATGCAGCATCCTGTGCCGCAAGATGCCTGTAACCGACTCGTCGCCGCTGCCAATGAAAACGGCGGCCTGGATAATATTTCAGCAATTATTTTGTATATGCCCTGA
- a CDS encoding response regulator transcription factor: MSDKILIIDDEEPTVQLISMLLEKRGFETIKAFRAEEGLRKAYRHQPDLVLLDVMMPDMDGWDVCKRLREMSDVPIIFLTARDDVKDVVYGLEIGSDDYVVKPFNNDELVARIKAHLRRSPRPNMSEEMIFNDGDFRINFMNREVWVRNELKHLTPKEFNLLAVLVRNAGRVVTRNELVTQAWGEEYSDAIDSLKLYVHYLRQKIENNAQQPEYIVTSRGVGYRFVNR, from the coding sequence ATGTCAGATAAGATTCTCATTATTGATGACGAAGAACCCACTGTTCAGTTAATCAGCATGTTGCTGGAAAAACGTGGTTTTGAAACGATTAAAGCTTTCCGTGCGGAAGAGGGGCTCCGTAAAGCATACCGACATCAGCCGGATCTCGTTTTATTAGATGTGATGATGCCTGATATGGATGGTTGGGACGTTTGTAAGCGACTGCGAGAAATGTCCGATGTGCCGATTATCTTCCTGACGGCCCGCGACGACGTCAAAGACGTGGTCTATGGCCTGGAAATTGGCTCTGATGATTATGTCGTCAAACCATTTAATAATGATGAGCTAGTCGCACGGATTAAAGCACATCTGCGGCGTTCGCCACGGCCTAATATGAGCGAAGAGATGATCTTCAACGATGGCGATTTCCGCATCAACTTCATGAACCGCGAAGTCTGGGTACGCAACGAGCTCAAGCATCTGACGCCCAAGGAATTTAACCTGTTGGCGGTGCTGGTGCGCAATGCAGGACGTGTGGTGACGCGTAACGAACTCGTCACACAAGCCTGGGGTGAGGAATACAGCGATGCTATCGACAGCCTCAAGCTGTATGTTCACTACCTGCGCCAAAAAATCGAAAACAATGCCCAACAGCCGGAGTATATCGTTACCTCGCGCGGCGTGGGTTATCGCTTCGTCAATCGTTAG
- the acpS gene encoding holo-ACP synthase, with product MLRCGIDMIEHERVAAGIERLGERFLNRFFTPGERTDCEDAPHRLAARLAGKEAVAKALGTGIGDVRWVDIEIRVDNPRKRPTLHLHGNAAKLSTEMGLTQWDISLCHTNEYASAMAVAMGSPLQTP from the coding sequence ATGCTGCGTTGTGGCATTGATATGATTGAACATGAACGCGTCGCCGCTGGCATCGAGCGGTTAGGTGAGCGCTTCTTAAATCGCTTTTTCACACCTGGGGAGCGCACAGATTGCGAGGACGCCCCGCATCGGCTGGCGGCACGGCTGGCAGGTAAAGAGGCTGTCGCTAAAGCGCTTGGCACAGGTATTGGTGATGTTCGGTGGGTCGATATTGAAATTCGCGTCGATAACCCACGCAAGCGCCCTACGCTGCATCTGCATGGCAACGCGGCGAAACTCTCCACAGAAATGGGCCTGACGCAATGGGACATCAGCCTGTGTCATACAAATGAGTATGCTAGCGCCATGGCCGTCGCTATGGGCAGCCCCCTACAAACACCCTGA
- a CDS encoding sugar phosphate isomerase/epimerase family protein → MQFSCHSWAFNDRTLPEALGTIARMGFRYVDIGNGPHFNIVRAANPNTRRTVAEELRDDLSLFNLRIADMYLMLPRISLSDEEKRRTDITLFKAVIPVLKALEAPGVTLSAGVIHPEDDTEAYERTVSALQEMLAAAQKADLPISVEPSLNSMVITPEQALKLIEDVPGLLLTLDWAHFIYQKTKPQDLAPLLPYARHVHVRQAAPNKIQVPFEKGKLELNDLMTQLQQAAYTGKLCVEYLLSEWAKPEKVSMVQEIMALRDALRDTRENAHISE, encoded by the coding sequence ATGCAGTTTTCCTGCCATAGTTGGGCATTCAATGATCGTACCCTGCCAGAAGCCCTGGGCACAATTGCACGCATGGGCTTCCGTTATGTCGATATTGGCAATGGGCCACACTTTAACATCGTACGCGCCGCCAACCCCAACACGCGACGGACTGTCGCGGAAGAACTACGCGACGACCTCAGTCTCTTTAATCTGCGTATTGCGGATATGTACCTGATGCTGCCGCGCATTTCCCTTTCCGACGAGGAGAAGCGCCGGACGGATATTACCCTCTTTAAAGCTGTCATCCCGGTATTAAAAGCACTGGAAGCCCCTGGCGTGACGCTCTCGGCAGGCGTCATCCATCCCGAAGATGACACAGAAGCCTATGAACGGACTGTCTCCGCATTGCAGGAAATGCTGGCCGCTGCCCAAAAGGCCGATTTACCCATTAGCGTAGAACCCTCACTCAACAGCATGGTTATCACCCCGGAGCAAGCGCTTAAGCTTATAGAAGATGTCCCTGGGCTGCTATTGACGCTGGATTGGGCACACTTCATCTATCAGAAGACAAAACCCCAGGACCTGGCGCCGCTGTTACCCTATGCACGGCATGTGCACGTACGACAGGCCGCGCCCAACAAAATACAGGTCCCCTTCGAGAAGGGCAAGCTGGAGCTCAACGACCTGATGACACAATTACAGCAGGCCGCTTACACGGGCAAGCTGTGTGTCGAATATCTGCTCAGTGAGTGGGCCAAGCCAGAAAAAGTGAGTATGGTCCAGGAAATTATGGCCCTGCGCGATGCCCTGCGAGACACGCGTGAAAATGCGCATATCAGCGAATAA
- a CDS encoding peptidase E, producing MALQIIAMGGGGFSMEPDNLALDRYVIQQTDKAQPRVCFLGQASSESQIYIINFYNAFNRLDCKASHLSLFQPHTADIEDFLCSQDIIYVGGGNTRSMLAVWREWGLDTILKTAGANGTVLAGISAGAICWHDYGLTDSIPGRISALKCLGYIEGTCSPHYDGEPERRPAYHEMVRSGEVPAGIALDDGAAVHYMDGERYAVVSSRPDAKGYWLEKQGDTVSETPLETRYLLPE from the coding sequence ATGGCGCTACAAATTATCGCAATGGGTGGTGGTGGGTTTAGCATGGAGCCGGATAACCTGGCCCTGGACCGTTACGTCATCCAGCAGACAGACAAAGCACAACCGAGAGTGTGCTTTTTGGGGCAGGCCAGTTCTGAATCACAGATTTATATCATCAATTTTTACAATGCATTCAACCGCCTGGATTGTAAAGCATCACATCTCTCCTTGTTCCAGCCCCACACAGCAGATATTGAAGATTTCCTGTGTTCACAGGATATTATTTATGTGGGTGGTGGGAACACGCGCTCCATGCTGGCTGTATGGCGAGAATGGGGGCTGGATACGATTTTGAAGACGGCTGGCGCGAATGGGACTGTCCTGGCAGGTATCAGCGCTGGGGCGATTTGCTGGCATGACTATGGCTTGACCGATTCCATCCCTGGCCGCATCAGTGCACTAAAATGCCTGGGCTATATCGAGGGAACTTGTTCACCGCATTATGATGGCGAACCGGAGCGCCGCCCAGCTTATCATGAGATGGTACGCAGCGGTGAGGTCCCGGCAGGCATTGCTCTGGATGATGGCGCGGCAGTACATTACATGGATGGGGAACGCTACGCGGTTGTGTCGTCTCGCCCCGATGCAAAGGGCTACTGGTTGGAAAAACAGGGTGATACAGTCAGCGAGACGCCGTTAGAGACGCGCTACCTGCTGCCGGAGTAA